GTCACCGGCGTTTTATCTGATCGCGGTGGCGTTGCTGGCGCTGGCCGGCGGGTTGGCGTTGCCGGAGACGTCGAGAATTTCCCTGCATGACGTGGGCTCGGAGGAAAAAGGCGCAGCGCCGTTGCCCTCGCGTTAGGTTCGCGCGTTGCCGCTCAACGATGTCGAACACCGGCGAGACTGCGCGACCTACCCCTGGTTTCATCCTGCCTGGTAATCGGCGACCAGCTTGTCCAAAAACACAAACAGCTTCTGGTTCATTTCAGCGTAATCGTTATCTCGCAACTCGGCGGGCTGCTGAACAAAGCGGTGGTCGGTGAGCGTTCGCAATTGCGCTTCAGAGGCCTGGATCAACAATTCCACGACGTCTCTGGTGAGTTCCATATGGCATTGAAAGCCATACACCAAAGGCGTGTATTCGACGATCTGACGCGGGCAACCCTCGCTGTGGGCAATGACTTTGGCATCCGGGGTAAGCCCTGGCATGTCGTTGTGCCAATGGCCGACGTCCAAGGTGCTTCCAAAGTGCGAAAACTTTGGATTAGCCAACCCCTCAGCGGTCAGGGAAATCGCAAATTTGCCGATTTCCTTCTCGGGGCTGTGGTCGAAAGCGGCCCCCAATGCCTCGCCTATCAATTGCGACCCCAGGCAAACCCCAACCACAGCGCGTCGCGACAAAATGGCGGTGTGAATGAGCTGACACTCGGCCGCGGCGTCGAAATGCGCGCATTGTGCGGGCGTAGTCGCCGGGTCTTGTGGGCCACCCAGCACCACCAACAGGTCGAATGAGCCCGCATCGGCCGGCAGCGCTTCATTCAGGTAGACGCGCGAATACGTCGCTTGATAACCGCGAGCGGTTACCCAGCCTTCAAATGCACCGGGGGCTTCGTAAGACTCATGCACCAGAAAATGGACGTTCAATTCTTCACCTTTAAAATGAGCGCAGGCCGCACGGCTACCAGGGGTCAATGCCTTATCCGACCAGCCCGGAAAGACACAAGGCGCATACTAATGACACATTGTGTCACTTACAAGCTCAAAGCGATTGCAACGGCACGTAAATATCGGTCTGCCACTGATCCTGCGGTGTCTCGGGGAAAACACTCAGGTACTCGAAGAACAGCGGGTGGTCGCGAAGCTCCTCGCCACTGCCGGGCAGCCAATCGCGATAGATCGGATAAATCGATTCTGCGATGTGATCCGGCGAGCCCGTATGCCGCACCACGACGCAACGCCCGCCGGGGATAACGCGCTCAGTCACGCCAAACTCATTCGCGCTTACCGCCTCGCGCACTTCGCCGCAGATCGCAAACCGGAACTCATCGGCCGGGGTCGTATCAGGGTTACCGAACGCAATACCAAAACTGCGACTGGATGCCACCGGCGACTGTCCACTGCGCAGGCGCCACTGGATAAATTGACCCACGCTTTCACTCACCCGCGCTGGCGCACCGCAGTGCTCGAGGACGGCAACCCTGACGGCTTGAAACTCTACAATTCTTACCTGCATGACAACGCTCCTGGAAAAATGAGGGATGGCGAATACCGCGTTCCACACATGCCAATCCGGTCGTTTTCGAAAGGCGCTCGGCGCCATACCGAACGCCCGCCTGAATGCTCTGGAAAACGCTTCGGGGCTTTCGAAGCCCGCCCCAACGGCGGCGTCCAGCACCGAATAATCAGCCCTGGAAGACAAGCCGTGCGCCGCGCGCCGTAGTCGCATCAGTTGCACATAACGTGAAACCGGCACGCCCACGAACGCGGTGAATTGCCGGTGAAAGTGAAACGTCGAAAAATTCGCCACACGGCTCAACGTCTTCACGCACAGGTCGCCTTCAAGGTTCGCCTCGATAAAGGCGAGTACCGCATCGAAACGTTTGCTGTAGGCGGCATTGCTCGGCAAGTCAGACACTGGATAAAGGCTCCTGGATATACGCCAGGCACTAGCTTGGGCGATTGCATCGACCCGCGCCTAGCCGTGTTTGCTCAAATGGACGCCCGGCATTTACGCGGGGTTATGCCTGTGGTTTCAACGCGAAGTCGCTTGCAGAGCCAACGCGCGCATTGTCCAGCCGCCTCACGCCACTTGATGCCACGAAGGACCTGAAAAAAACTAGACTCCTGGGACCACTCACTCCGTGGAGAGCCAACATGACTGCTAAAAACACCCTCTGCCTCTGGTACAACGGCACCGCCGAGGAGGCTGCCAACTTTTACGCCAAGACCTTCCCCGACAGCGCGGTGAACGCCGTACGCCGGGCGCCGAGTGATTTCCCGTCCGGCAAACGAGGCGACGTACTGACCGTCGAATTCACCGTACTGGGCATCCCTTGCATCGGCTTGAACGGCGGCCCGATGTTTACCCATAGCGAGGCGTTCTCGTTCCAGATCGCCACCGATGATCAGGCCGAAACGGATCGATACTGGAACGCCATTATCGACAACGGCGGCCAGCCCAGCGCTTGCGGCTGGTGCAAGGACAAGTGGGGGTTGTCGTGGCAAATCACGCCTCGCGTGTTGACGGATGCGGTGGCACACACCGATCCGCAAATAGCTCGGCGTGCGTTTGAAGCGATGATGACCATGACAAAAATCGACATTGCCGCCATCGAAGCCGCCGTGGCTGGGCATTCAGCAGGTCATACTTGACACATTTGCTGACATCCCCTGAAGATGGAGCCCTTCTTCAGGGTGTGTCAGCTTATGTCCGCAACCACGTGGGTTAACCTTTACGTCATTGGCTCGGTTGCCAAGGCGCAAGGTTGCGTGGCGCACGCCCTCAAATCGAAGAAACAGTCGCTCATGTGACCGGGGCGCGCTGTCCCGTCAGATGAGCTGACAGGACATTGAGCGCGGACTCCCTCCCCCCTTGCACAATTGCCCCTGCCCTTCTGACGGTGACTTGACTGGTCCATCCTCAGGAGAAAATGCATGTCATCGTTTCAAGGTATCTGGGTTCCCGTAGTCACACCGTTCAATCACGGCGCCATCGACTTCATCGGCCTGCGCCGGCTGGTCGGCCATCTGCTGGAAAAGCACGTGGCCGGGATCATGGTGTGCACCACCACCGGCGAAGCTGCCGCGCTCAGCCGAGAGGAACAACTGGCGGTGCTGGATGCGGTGTTGCAAGTGGCGCCCGCGCACCGTGTGGTGATGGGCCTGGCAGGCAATAACCAGATTGAGTTGTTGGGGTTTCAGAGCGAAATCCTCAAGCGCCCGGTGGCGGGCTTGCTGGTGCCGGCGCCAAGTTACATCCGCCCGTCCCAGGCCGGCCTTGCGGCGTTCTTTCGCACCGTGGCGGATGCGTCCAGCGTGCCGATCATTCTCTACGATATTCCCTACCGCACCGGCGCGACCTTTGAGCAGGCCACCTTGCTGAGCATCGTCGCCCATGAGCGCATCGTGGCGATCAAGGACTGTGGCGGCAACCTGGGTAATACCTTGGCGCTGTTGGCCAGTGGTGAAGTGGACGTGTTGTGCGGCGAGGATGTGCAGATCTTCAACGCCCTGTGCCTGGGTGCCACGGGGGCGATTGCGGCGTCGGCCCATGTGCGCACCGAAGAGTTCGTGGCGCTGTGCCAGCAAGTACGGGATAACCAATGGGTCGAAGCGCGGGCCACGTTCTTCGCATTGTTGCCGCTGATCAACACCTTGTTCATTGAACCCAACCCGGCCCCCGTGAAGGCCGCCCTGGCGTTACAGGGCTTGATCGGCAGCGAGTTGCGGGCACCGCTGCAAAGCGCCAGCGACGCGACCCGGACTCAACTGAACAGCCTGCTCAGCTAGCCCCGCGAGCAACCAAGAACCCATGTGGGAGGGGTTTGCGCCCTCCCACATTGTTGAAACGCCTACATCAGCCTGCCGAGGTGACGCGAGCCCGCGCGCTGTGCAGCTTTTTGTAGCTCTCGATCAAACGCAGATGCCGGTCCAGCCCTTCCAGCTTGATGCTGGTCGGCGTCAAGCCGTAGAACCGCACGCTGCCGTCCACCGACCCCATCACTGCGTCCATGCGCTCATCGCCGAACATGCGGCGCAAGTTGACCGCGTAATCCGCCCGTTCCAGGTCGTCGTCCAGTTCTATCTCCAGCACCGCGTTCATCGCCTGATAGAACAGCCCACGTTCGGCGGTATTGTCGTTGTACTGCAGGAACATCTCTACGCATTCCTTGGCTTCTTCATACTGCTTCAAGGCCAGGAAAATCAGCAGCTTCAACTCCAGGATGGTCAGTTGGCCCCACGCCGTGTTGTCGTCGAACTCGATGCCGATCAGCGTGGTGATGTCGGTGTAGTCGTCCAGCTCGCTTTCGATCAGGCGCTCGACCAACGCTTGCAGCTCGTCCTCGTCAAGGCTGTGCAGGTTGAGGATATCGGCGCGGAAGAACAGCGCTTTGTTGGTGTTGTCCCAGATCAGATCGTCCACCGGGTAGATTTCCGAGTAATCCGGTACCAGGATGCGGCAGGCGGTGGCGCCGAGGTGTTCGTACACCGCCATATAGGTTTCTTTGCCCATGCCTTCGAGAATGCCGAACAAGGTCGCGGCCTCTTGGGCGTTGGAGTCTTCGCCCTCGCCCGAGAAGTCCCATTCGACAAATTCATATTCCGACTGCGCGCTGAAAAAACGCCACGACACCACGCCGCTGGAATCGATGAAGTGTTCGACGAAGTTGTTCGGCTCAGTCACGGCCTGGGCTTCGAAGGTCGGCTGCGGCAAGTCGTTCAAGCCTTCGAAACTGCGGCCTTGCAGCAGTTCGGTAAGGCTGCGCTCCAGCGCCACTTCCAGGCTTGGGTGAGCGCCGAACGAGGCAAACACGCCGCCGGTGCGCGGGTTCATCAAGGTCACGCACATCACCGGGAATTCACCGCCCAGCGACGCGTCCTTGACCAGTACCGGGAAGCCCTGGGCCTGCAAGCCCTCAATGCCCGCCACAATGCCTGGGTACTTGGCCAGCACCTCGGCCGGCACGTCCGGCAGGGCAAATTCCCCTTCGATGATTTCGCGCTTGACCGCCCGCTCGAAGATCTCCGACAGGCATTGCACCTGGGCTTCGGCCAAGGTGTTGCCCGCGCTCATACCGTTGCTCAGGTAAAGGTTTTCGATCAGGTTGGACGGGAAGTACACCACCTCGCCATCCGACTGGCGCACGAACGGCAGCGAAACAATGCCACGCGCTTCGTTGCCCGAGTTGGTGTCGAACAGGTGCGAGCCGCGCAACTCGCCTTCGCGGTCGTAGACCTTGCGGCAGTAGGCGTCGAGGATTTCGCTGGGCAATTCGTCGTTGGGTCCCGGTTGGAACCAGCGCTCATCCGGATAGTGAACGAACGGCGCGTTGGCCAGTTCCTCACCCCAGAACTGGTCGTTATAGAAGAAGTTGCAATTGAGCCGCTCGATAAACTCGCCCAGCGCCGACGCCAAGGCGCCCTCTTTGGTCGCGCCCTTGCCGTTGGTGAAGCACATCGGCGAGTGCGCATCGCGAATATGCAGCGACCACACGTTAGGCACGATATTGCGCCACGAGGCGATCTCGATCTTCATCCCCAGGCCGGCGAGGATCCCCGACATATTGGCGATGGTCTGCTCCAGCGGCAGGTCCTTGCCGGCAATGTACGTGCCCCCTTGCGAGGTACTGCCGGGCATCAACAAGGCCTGGGCATCGGCGTCGAGGTTTTCCACTTCCTCGATCACAAACTCCGGCCCGGCCTGCACCACTTTCTTCACGGTGCAACGGTCGATGGAGCGCAGGATGCCCTGGCGGTCCTTATCGGAAATATCCGCCGGCAACTCCACCTGGATTTTGAAGATCTGGTTATAGCGGTTTTCCGGGTCGACGATATTGTTCTGCGACAGGCGAATATTGTCGGTGGGGATATTGCGGGTCTGGCAGTACAACTTCACAAAGTACGCCGCGCACAACGCCGACGAAGCGAGGAAATAGTCGAATGGCCCCGGCGCCGAACCATCGCCCTTGTAGCGAATGGGTTGGTCGGCAATCACCGTGAAGTCATCGAACTTGGCTTCAAGCCGGAGGTTGTCGAGAAAGTTGACCTTGATTTCCATGGGGGCACACCAGAATACGGGCTAAACAAAAATGGCGGCCATTATGAGGTTTTTCGTCGACTGATTTCAGGCTTTTGACCAATGGCGGGAGAAATAGCCCATGTGCATTAATCTTCTGCCGGTTAGTGCCGATGCACTG
This region of Pseudomonas asgharzadehiana genomic DNA includes:
- a CDS encoding type 1 glutamine amidotransferase, which codes for MNVHFLVHESYEAPGAFEGWVTARGYQATYSRVYLNEALPADAGSFDLLVVLGGPQDPATTPAQCAHFDAAAECQLIHTAILSRRAVVGVCLGSQLIGEALGAAFDHSPEKEIGKFAISLTAEGLANPKFSHFGSTLDVGHWHNDMPGLTPDAKVIAHSEGCPRQIVEYTPLVYGFQCHMELTRDVVELLIQASEAQLRTLTDHRFVQQPAELRDNDYAEMNQKLFVFLDKLVADYQAG
- a CDS encoding AraC family transcriptional regulator, encoding MSDLPSNAAYSKRFDAVLAFIEANLEGDLCVKTLSRVANFSTFHFHRQFTAFVGVPVSRYVQLMRLRRAAHGLSSRADYSVLDAAVGAGFESPEAFSRAFRRAFGMAPSAFRKRPDWHVWNAVFAIPHFSRSVVMQVRIVEFQAVRVAVLEHCGAPARVSESVGQFIQWRLRSGQSPVASSRSFGIAFGNPDTTPADEFRFAICGEVREAVSANEFGVTERVIPGGRCVVVRHTGSPDHIAESIYPIYRDWLPGSGEELRDHPLFFEYLSVFPETPQDQWQTDIYVPLQSL
- a CDS encoding VOC family protein gives rise to the protein MTAKNTLCLWYNGTAEEAANFYAKTFPDSAVNAVRRAPSDFPSGKRGDVLTVEFTVLGIPCIGLNGGPMFTHSEAFSFQIATDDQAETDRYWNAIIDNGGQPSACGWCKDKWGLSWQITPRVLTDAVAHTDPQIARRAFEAMMTMTKIDIAAIEAAVAGHSAGHT
- the dapA gene encoding 4-hydroxy-tetrahydrodipicolinate synthase → MSSFQGIWVPVVTPFNHGAIDFIGLRRLVGHLLEKHVAGIMVCTTTGEAAALSREEQLAVLDAVLQVAPAHRVVMGLAGNNQIELLGFQSEILKRPVAGLLVPAPSYIRPSQAGLAAFFRTVADASSVPIILYDIPYRTGATFEQATLLSIVAHERIVAIKDCGGNLGNTLALLASGEVDVLCGEDVQIFNALCLGATGAIAASAHVRTEEFVALCQQVRDNQWVEARATFFALLPLINTLFIEPNPAPVKAALALQGLIGSELRAPLQSASDATRTQLNSLLS
- a CDS encoding OsmC domain/YcaO domain-containing protein, translated to MEIKVNFLDNLRLEAKFDDFTVIADQPIRYKGDGSAPGPFDYFLASSALCAAYFVKLYCQTRNIPTDNIRLSQNNIVDPENRYNQIFKIQVELPADISDKDRQGILRSIDRCTVKKVVQAGPEFVIEEVENLDADAQALLMPGSTSQGGTYIAGKDLPLEQTIANMSGILAGLGMKIEIASWRNIVPNVWSLHIRDAHSPMCFTNGKGATKEGALASALGEFIERLNCNFFYNDQFWGEELANAPFVHYPDERWFQPGPNDELPSEILDAYCRKVYDREGELRGSHLFDTNSGNEARGIVSLPFVRQSDGEVVYFPSNLIENLYLSNGMSAGNTLAEAQVQCLSEIFERAVKREIIEGEFALPDVPAEVLAKYPGIVAGIEGLQAQGFPVLVKDASLGGEFPVMCVTLMNPRTGGVFASFGAHPSLEVALERSLTELLQGRSFEGLNDLPQPTFEAQAVTEPNNFVEHFIDSSGVVSWRFFSAQSEYEFVEWDFSGEGEDSNAQEAATLFGILEGMGKETYMAVYEHLGATACRILVPDYSEIYPVDDLIWDNTNKALFFRADILNLHSLDEDELQALVERLIESELDDYTDITTLIGIEFDDNTAWGQLTILELKLLIFLALKQYEEAKECVEMFLQYNDNTAERGLFYQAMNAVLEIELDDDLERADYAVNLRRMFGDERMDAVMGSVDGSVRFYGLTPTSIKLEGLDRHLRLIESYKKLHSARARVTSAG